The Anopheles merus strain MAF chromosome 2L, AmerM5.1, whole genome shotgun sequence genome has a segment encoding these proteins:
- the LOC121592436 gene encoding solute carrier family 28 member 3-like yields MATNGLYTMRGDDDQTSVRCIVDSKEEIALSTLGLDDAPTPTGKAKQYGAMKRYTSILVINGCVAVFFAFATKRFIQHERNCQTNCGMQWCDGYGMLVLLLAFAYAGMLYFLLLKPICGPPLSRKFAPVAALCQRTFRLRAVKLSLGAIVLLGLAIFLYFDTRDDTIRLMPLTGMVVMLALSFLVSKHRRSINYRPVCAGLLVQALLGLICIRWDVGRAIFSCIGAKVDTFLSYSSVGAGFVYGDALLNQYAVFAFAVLSVIYFFSFFISVLYYLGAMQWVVLKLGWILQSLMGTTVCEGIMAAANIFLGMSETPLIIRPYVKDLTHSELHSVMASGFATVSGTVLAAYISFGASPGHLVTASVISAPAVLCVAKIIYPEVEESKTTSENIQIEKSTDSSVVDAACNGASSATSLILGIIANLIAFVSFVAFCNGMLAWLGMLVGVDGVSLEWFCGYIFRPLAFVMGVSWKDSEHVGQVIGIKTVVNEFVAYQRLGELIRSEIITKRSATIATYAICGFANPSSLGIMIGAMSAMAPERRSSITAVSFRSFITGSVACFMTACIAGLLIDDFQGSNDTPLNVSTSLNSTV; encoded by the exons ATGGCTACCAACGGGCTGTACACAATGCGTGGTGATGACGATCAAACATCTGTCCGTTGCATTGTTGACTCAAAA GAGGAAATTGCACTCTCAACACTCGGCTTGGATGACGCACCGACCCCGACCGGCAAGGCGAAGCAATACGGCGCCATGAAACGATACACCTCGATACTTGTCATCAACGGATGCGTTGCGGTGTTTTTTGCATTCGCCACGAAACGCTTCATTCAGCATG AGCGAAACTGCCAAACGAACTGCGGCATGCAGTGGTGCGACGGGTACGGGATGTTGGTGCTTCTGCTTGCGTTTGCCTACGCCGGGATGCTTTACTTTCTGCTCTTGAAGCCCATCTGCGGACCGCCACTCTCCAGGAAGTTTGCCCCGGTTGCAGCCCTTTGCCAACGGACGTTTCGCTTACGCGCTGTAAAACTCTCCCTGGGTGCGATCGTGCTTCTCGGGCTCGCTATATTCCTGTACTTTGACACGCGTGACGACACCATCCGATTGATGCCACTCACGGGGATGGTTGTGATGCTGGCGCTCTCCTTTCTGGTCTCGAAACACCGCCGTTCCATCAACTATCGCCCCGTTTGCGCGGGTCTGCTCGTGCAGGCGCTGCTCGGCCTGATTTGCATCCGCTGGGACGTAGGGCGAGCCATCTTCTCCTGCATCGGTGCAAAGGTTGACACCTTCCTGAGCTATTCCTCCGTCGGTGCTGGCTTCGTTTACGGCGATGCACTCCTCAACCAGTACGCCGTGTTTGCGTTTGCCGTGCTGAGTGTGATCTACTTCTTTAGCTTCTTCATCTCCGTGCTGTACTATCTCGGCGCGATGCAGTGGGTGGTGCTGAAGCTTGGATGGATCCTCCAGTCCCTCATGGGAACGACGGTTTGTGAAGGCATCATGGCGGCGGCCAACATCTTTCTCGGCATGAGCGAAACGCCACTCATCATCCGACCGTACGTGAAGGATCTAACGCACTCGGAGCTGCACTCCGTAATGGCATCGGGGTTTGCGACCGTCTCGGGGACGGTGCTGGCCGCCTACATCTCATTCGGCGCCAGCCCGGGACATCTCGTGACGGCGAGCGTCATATCCGCACCGGCCGTGCTGTGCGTGGCGAAGATCATCTATCCCGAGGTGGAGGAAAGCAAAACGACGTctgaaaatattcaaatcgAAAAGTC CACCGATTCGTCTGTTGTTGATGCCGCCTGCAATGGTGCCAGTTCGGCCACCTCACTGATCCTCGGCATCATTGCCAATCTGATCGCGTTCGTATCGTTTGTGGCGTTCTGCAACGGTATGCTGGCCTGGCTCGGCATGCTGGTGGGAGTGGACGGCGTTTCGTTGGAGTGGTTCTGTGGCTACATCTTCCGTCCCCTTGCGTTTGTGATGGGTGTGTCCTGGAAGGACAGTGAGCATGTCGGGCAGGTGATCGGCATTAAGACGGTGGTGAACGAGTTCGTCGCCTACCAGCGGCTAGGGGAGCTCATACGCAGCGAAATCATAACG aaACGATCGGCAACGATAGCGACTTACGCGATTTGTGGCTTTGCAAACCCCAGCTCGTTGGGAATTATGATCGGGGCGATGAGTGCGATGGCGCCCGAACGGCGCAGCTCCATTACGGCCGTGTCGTTTCGTTCCTTTATTACCGGTTCGGTTGCCTGCTTCATGACCGCGTGCATTGCAG GACTTCTTATTGACGATTTTCAAGGGTCGAATGATACACCGCTCAATGTTTCGACTTCATTAAACTCTACTGTGTAA
- the LOC121592437 gene encoding cytochrome P450 302a1, mitochondrial: MNLPRQITNRLRGFSSVANEPSKRTVKSFDEIPGPRGPLGLGNLYQYVPGIGRYSFDELHRSGEDKYRQYGSIVRETMVPGQDIVWLYDPDDVATVLDDRTPGMYPSRRSHTALEKYRKDRPNVYRTAGLLPTNGAEWWKIRSELQKGLSSPQNVRNFLPATDKITKEFVTRLRAQTEPGKSILIEDFMPLVSRLNLELICLLAFDVRLDSFSEEQMDPGSLSSRLMESAETTNSCILPTDQGFQLWRYFETPAYRRLRKAQEFMEKTAVELVSQKLLYFNEDQQRLASGEHGSKSLMEEYLRNPNLELNDIIGMASDLLLAGVHTTSYTTAFALYHLGLHGATAQDRLYREAKKILPDPRENRIGAAVLGSEASYCRAVLKETLRLNPISIGVGRILNRDHVLGGYQVPRGTVIVTQNMISCRQEAYFRDPQLFLPERWMRETKEPVHPHLVLPFGHGMRSCIARRLAEQSMLVLLLRLIRSFEIEWAGTVPMDVKTKLINQPDQPIRLRMKARTS, translated from the exons ATGAATCTTCCAAGACAAATCACGAATCGTTTGCGTGGCTTTTCATCGGTAGCCAACGAACCTTCGAAAAG GACGGTTAAAAGCTTCGATGAAATACCCGGCCCAAGGGGACCGCTCGGACTGGGCAATCTGTACCAGTACGTACCGGGTATAG GGCGCTACAGCTTCGACGAGCTGCACCGTTCCGGCGAGGACAAATACCGCCAGTATGGTTCGATCGTGCGCGAAACAATGGTCCCGGGGCAGGATATTGTGTGGCTTTACGATCCGGACGATGTGGCGACCGTGCTGGACGATCGCACACCGGGCATGTATCCGTCGCGACGGAGCCACACGGCGCTGGAAAAATATCGCAAGGATCGTCCGAACGTTTACCGAACCGCCGGGCTGCTACCGAC CAACGGTGCAGAATGGTGGAAAATTCGCTCCGAGCTGCAGAAGGGGCTCAGCTCGCCGCAAAATGTGCGCAATTTTCTACCCGCCACGGACAAAATAACGAAAGAGTTCGTTACTCGCCTGAGAGCGCAAACGGAGCCAGGCAAAAGCATCCTAATAGAGGACTTTATGCCACTGGTCTCGCGGCTGAATCTGGAAT TAATCTGCTTGCTTGCCTTCGACGTACGGTTGGACAGCTTCTCGGAGGAGCAGATGGACCCGGGCTCGCTTTCCTCCCGCCTGATGGAATCGGCCGAAACGACCAACTCCTGCATCCTGCCCACCGATCAGGGCTTCCAGCTGTGGCGCTACTTTGAAACGCCCGCGTACAGACGGTTGCGCAAAGCGCAAGAGTTTATGGAAAAGACGGCCGTTGAGCTGGTGTCCCAGAAGCTGCTCTACTTCAACGAGGACCAGCAACGGCTGGCAAGCGGCGAGCATGGTTCCAAGTCGCTCATGGAGGAGTACCTGCGCAATCCGAACCTGGAGCTGAACGACATCATCGGCATGGCTTCGGATCTGCTGCTGGCCGGTGTGCATACGACCAGCTACACCACCGCCTTCGCCCTCTACCATTTGGGGTTGCACGGGGCCACCGCACAGGACCGGCTGTACCGGGAGGCGAAAAAAATTCTTCCCGATCCAAGGGAAAATCGAATCGGTGCGGCTGTGCTGGGAT CGGAAGCTTCGTACTGTCGCGCGGTTCTGAAGGAAACGTTACGTCTCAATCCCATCTCCATCGGGGTGGGACGCATCCTTAATCGCGATCACGTTCTTGGCGGTTATCAAGTACCACGTGGAACGGTGATAGTGACGCAGAACATGATTTCGTGCCGCCAGGAGGCTTACTTTCGTGATCCGCAGCTATTCCTCCCTGAACGGTGGATGCGTGAGACAAAGGAACCAGTGCATCCGCACCTGGTGCTTCCGTTTGGCCACGGTATGCGGTCATGCATCGCACGTCGGTTGGCCGAACAGAGCATGCTTGTGTTGCTTCTAAGG CTGATTCGTTCTTTCGAGATTGAGTGGGCAGGAACCGTTCCGATGGATGTGAAAACGAAACTAATCAATCAACCTGACCAACCGATAAGGTTACGAATGAAGGCGAGAACTTCATAA
- the LOC121593358 gene encoding leucine-rich repeat extensin-like protein 1 translates to MKSTENMGNIFLLLFGLHLVYLDGANASWGSPDSNQYHIQTDEGPERYFRYQTDNGQFRKEKRLQDGTVIGTDAWIDASGYLRQNDYIADHKGYRILKSKTVYVGQNRPIQDAIKVAKNKPADSGVLVPSDPSYEPPAPPASPPPQPPQHRSQPAIQSIAIIPSTPAPISVHSTPSLNGVFIRPHSQPLGPGYRSSQQPGSSSSSPHRHYPSSVSSRPPSLDIYVPSTTYTPLLGNELSSTPIAVYAPSSTPSPLRDGSEAHLPPLVIYNGNPSVAVDPSGYIAATTFTPPHRRRRPINPSERRRRPSSEPILITSSRPYIESTTRATVNLKPLVQLDSGSSNLLDPASIGFNRDLIDPPAHQPYDDQHVRRYYDENGQELPVRRAGESHPYDGVSVTNDGFRYYLPRQYHEERNSASDTRDGSFGYIDPFGIRRVVYYNTGPNKGFVHRKNNRFVGFDATPYDPRPVV, encoded by the exons GTTTACCTGGACGGGGCGAACGCCTCCTGGGGCTCGCCAGACAGCAACCAGTACCACATACAGACGGATGAAGGCCCCGAGCGGTACTTCCGCTACCAGACGGACAATGGTCAGTTTCGGAAGGAGAAGCGCCTGCAAGATGGCACGGTGATCG GAACGGATGCGTGGATTGATGCTTCCGGCTATCTGCGCCAGAACGACTACATCGCAGATCACAAGGGCTATAGGATCTTGAAGTCCAAAACGGTGTACGTGGGTCAGAATCGACCGATACAG GACGCTATTAAGGTGGCCAAAAACAAACCGGCCGATTCGGGCGTCTTGGTACCGTCGGATCCTTCTTACGAGccgccagcaccaccagcatccCCTCCACCTCAACCGCCCCAGCACCGCAGCCAACCCGCGATCCAATCGATCGCCATCATCCCCTCCACTCCTGCTCCAATTTCCGTCCATTCGACTCCTTCGCTCAATGGCGTCTTCATCCGACCACACTCCCAACCACTCGGTCCTGGATACCGTTCGTCACAGCAACCTggctcctcctcttcctctccaCACCGCCACTACCCATCATCCGTATCGTCCCGACCACCTTCCCTTGACATCTACGTCCCCTCGACAACGTACACTCCGCTGCTGGGCAACGAGCTCTCCTCCACACCGATCGCTGTCTACGCTCCCTCCTCAACTCCATCGCCCCTTCGGGACGGTTCCGAAGCTCACCTTCCACCGCTCGTCATCTACAACGGAAATCCCTCGGTAGCGGTCGACCCAAGCGGGTACATTGCGGCCACTACCTTCACACCACCGCATCGACGCCGAAGACCCATTAACCCCTCGGAACGACGCCGTCGCCCATCGAGTGAACCGATCCTAATCACCTCCTCCCGCCCGTACATCGAGAGCACGACCCGCGCCACAGTGAACCTAAAACCGCTCGTACAGCTCGATTCCGGCAGCTCGAACCTGCTCGACCCGGCATCGATCGGCTTTAACCGGGATCTGATCGATCCGCCGGCTCACCAACCGTACGACGACCAACACGTCCGCCGGTACTACGACGAGAATGGGCAGGAGCTGCCGGTGCGACGGGCCGGCGAAAGCCACCCGTACGATGGGGTGTCCGTCACGAACGATGGCTTCCGGTACTATCTGCCCCGGCAGTACCACGAAGAGCGCAACTCGGCCAGCGACACGCGGGACGGTTCGTTCGGGTACATCGATCCGTTCGGCATACGGCGCGTCGTGTACTACAACACCGGCCCGAACAAGGGCTTTGTGCATCGGAAGAACAATCGCTTCGTCGGGTTCGATGCGACACCGTACGATCCGCGCCCGGTAGTGTAG
- the LOC121592438 gene encoding ceramide-1-phosphate transfer protein yields the protein MSVEKFDLQKVHAKFTESLVEEDDVYVDQYLEAFKELYKFFQLMGTVFGFVSSDVKEKVEILEKLRGKENADSFLTIRTMMQYEQESNLLNKKDYVSGSRTLLRLHRGLDFIQEFLKRLGELEGDGKTNGVCQAAYNDTLAQFHPWLIRKGATVAMYALPTRDQLLERVCMDVTGAMKLLPEMLSVTRNVYDRTQNLYTRYDLHGLP from the exons ATGTCGGTGGAAAAGTTCGATCTGCAAAAGGTGCACGCCAAGTTTACGGAAAGTCTGGTCGAGGAGGATGATGTGTACGTGGACCAGTATCTGGAAGCGTTCAAGGAGCTGTACAA ATTTTTCCAGCTGATGGGCACGGTGTTCGGGTTCGTGAGCAGCGACGTGAAGGAAAAGGTGGAAATCCTGGAGAAGCTGCGCGGCAAGGAAAATGCGGACAGCTTCCTCACCATCCGCACGATGATGCAGTACGAGCAGGAGTCGAATTTGCTCAACAAGAAAGACTACGTCTCGGGCAGCCGGACACTGCTACGGCTTCACCGTGGGCTGG ATTTTATACAAGAGTTTCTGAAGCGTCTCGGTGAGCTGGAGGGCGACGGCAAGACGAACGGCGTCTGCCAGGCCGCGTACAACGATACGCTTGCTCAATTTCACCCCTGGCTCATCCGGAAGGGTGCCACCGTAGCGATGTACGCGCTGCCGACGAGGGACCAGCTGCTCGAGCGGGTGTGCATGGATGTGACCGGTGCGATGAAGCTGCTGCCGGAAATGCTGTCCGTCACGCGCAACGTGTACGATCGTACGCAGAACCTTTACACGCGGTACGATCTGCACGGATTGCCTTGA
- the LOC121592347 gene encoding 60S ribosomal protein L14 translates to CVFVLLQSSFTRFVETGRVAKCAVGKYKGRLVAIVNVIDQNRVLIDGPTSGVPRQQYAVNHLHLTKFRVRFPHTARTRLVRDALEKFDIRKKFEETRWYERSVAKAKRFSMNDFDRFKLRLARRERNAIVSAQYKKMKKVVVSNGMLFGKPRKGTKPLPSKREKKPEDAAKKKKKKAKNPKKEAGKKVAAKK, encoded by the exons TGTGTCTTCGTTCTGTTACAGTCGTCTTTCACCAGGTTCGTGGAGACTGGCCGCGTCGCCAAATGCGCTGTTGGAAAATACAAGGGACGCCTTGTAGCTATCGTCAATGTGATTGATCAGAATCGG GTACTGATCGATGGCCCCACCAGCGGCGTTCCCCGTCAACAGTACGCCGTGAACCATCTGCATCTGACGAAGTTCCGCGTGCGCTTCCCGCATACTGCCCGTACCCGTCTGGTGCGCGATGCCCTCGAGAAGTTCGACATCAGGAAGAAGTTCGAGGAGACCAGATGGTACGAGCGTTCCGTCGCCAAAGCAAAG CGCTTCAGCATGAACGATTTCGATCGCTTCAAGCTGCGTCTTGCCCGCCGCGAACGTAACGCCATCGTCAGCGCGCAGTacaagaagatgaagaaggtGGTCGTCAGCAACGGTATGCTGTTCGGCAAGCCGCGCAAGGGAACGAAACCGCTGCCGTCGAAGCGCGAGAAGAAGCCCGAGGATgccgccaagaagaagaagaagaaggccaAGAACCCCAAGAAGGAGGCGGGCAAGAAGGTCGCGGCCAAGAAGTGA
- the LOC121592346 gene encoding wiskott-Aldrich syndrome protein family member 1-like has product MVHAMRMLLVIWLLVGAFVATATADGPAATSPVEQLANVHYAGKDDPVTVTTHIENAAGDKLDFNGDHFFGRDHEAHDYNRQAHLKLEYVRNQDPQLRRFLGKAIAKRQADFPYPPAVYPPTHYEPPTTTTTTTTTTTTTTEPPTTTTTTTTEPPTTTTTTTPAPTEPPTLPPTTPGVPHEVYGLPGSTEAPCPGGVDCVFSQLPPLPELVYPVPPVPPVPLPMPQEPVVTPPPVLCTDVQPVVPVVGGPVPSQEPLYSLNELVGVLLDVPPVPEVPTVPEVPAVPEVPTVPEVPTVPEVPTVPEVPSYGPPSVGCSDCNFNQLPALPELVYPSAPTTEVQPPPPSPPLVEDLPSEAVPSNCLPAEHRVRLEQESPGGDNGALVDLRLSQRSSTNRLQPRVLSTHSQVILVQSMAPLPVLKAKQGGQQPAKHGSRGSFKFTHSRREQDRQVWNPNDDTVVVVPAEDSQGQLSQILVCTVDCNAVEEKVKPPETPAMMIPSDGRLW; this is encoded by the exons ATGGTGCACGCAATG AGGATGCTACTGGTCATTTGGCTCCTTGTGGGGGCATTCGTTGCGACAGCGACGGCCGATGGGCCGGCAGCAACTTCCCCGGTGGAGCAGCTGGCGAACGTTCACTATGCCGGGAAGGACGATCCCGTCACGGTGACGACCCACATCGAGAATGCGGCGGGTGACAAGCTGGACTTTAACGGTGATCACTTCTTCGGCCGGGACCACGAGGCGCACGACTACAACCGGCAGGCACACCTGAAGCTGGAGTACGTCCGCAACCAGGATCCGCAGCTGCGGCGCTTCCTGGGCAAGGCGATAGCGAAGCGCCAGGCGGATTTCCCATACCCACCGGCCGTTTATCCACCGACGCATTACGAGCCTCCgaccaccactactaccaccaccaccaccaccacgacaaCTACGGAACCTCCcacaacaacgacgacgacaactaCGGAacctccaacaacaacaaccacgaCGACTCCAGCACCGACGGAACCTCCAACGctgccaccaacaacaccagGAGTTCCTCACGAAGTGTACGGACTTCCTGGCTCGACCGAAGCACCCTGCCCGGGTGGTGTTGACTGTGTCTTTTCACAACTGCCACCGCTGCCGGAGCTGGTGTATCCGGTACCTCCAGTACCTCCAGTTCCTTTGCCAATGCCCCAGGAACCAGTAGTAACTCCGCCGCCAGTACTCTGTACCGATGTGCAACCGGTAGTTCCAGTCGTAGGAGGTCCCGTTCCTTCCCAAGAGCCGCTGTACAGTTTGAACGAGCTTGTGGGTGTGCTGCTTGATGTCCCTCCCGTCCCAGAGGTCCCTACTGTTCCAGAAGTCCCCGCCGTCCCAGAAGTCCCCACTGTCCCAGAGGTCCCCACTGTCCCAGAAGTCCCTACCGTCCCAGAGGTCCCAAGCTATGGCCCACCGTCTGTGGGCTGCAGCGATTGTAACTTCAACCAACTTCCAGCACTGCCCGAGCTGGTGTACCCTTCTGCACCAACCACAGAAgttcaaccaccaccaccatcacccccACTCGTAGAAGACCTCCCAAGCGAAGCAGTCCCTTCGAACTGTCTGCCCGCCGAGCATCGCGTGCGCCTAGAACAAGAATCACCCGGCGGGGACAACGGTGCCCTTGTCGATCTGCGACTCTCCCAGCGGTCCTCCACGAACCGATTGCAGCCCCGCGTACTCTCCACCCACTCGCAGGTAATTCTCGTCCAATCGATGGCACCGCTGCCGGTGCTGAAGGCCAAGCAGGGTGGCCAGCAGCCCGCCAAGCATGGCAGCCGTGGGTCGTTCAAGTTCACGCACAGCCGCAGGGAGCAGGATCGTCAGGTGTGGAATCCGAACGACgatacggtggtggtggtgccggccGAAGACTCCCAGGGCCAGCTGTCCCAGATCCTGGTCTGCACGGTGGACTGTAACGCGGTGGAGGAAAAGGTGAAGCCGCCCGAGACGCCCGCCATGATGATTCCGAGCGATGGTCGGTTGTGGTGA